One stretch of Salmo trutta chromosome 7, fSalTru1.1, whole genome shotgun sequence DNA includes these proteins:
- the LOC115197007 gene encoding troponin I, fast skeletal muscle isoform X1, translating to MTGFQQLHRLSRSGLALLFLFGNPAISCIHPFGKKQESKMSEKKMSSSRKHHLKSVMLQIAKDLLEAEAIEIVEEKKRYMNESCPALDLPGSLGELQEMCKTIHHQLDKVDEERYDLAGKVGKCDKEIDDLRIKVVELQGIKKPALKKVRMSADAMLQALLGSKHKVTMDLRSNLKQVKKEVKEDDKDTVGDWRKNIDDKAGMDGRKKMFEAA from the exons ATGACAGGATTTCAGCAACTCCACCGGCTCTCCCGTTCTGGACTGGCACTACTTTTTCTATTTGGAAACCCTGCAATCAGCTGCATAC ACCCCTTTGGAAAGAAACAAGAGTCTAAGATGTCTGA GAAAAAAATGTCATCGAGTCGCAAGCATCATCTGAAG agcGTGATGCTCCAGATTGCTAAGGACTTGCTAGAGGCAGAGGCCATAGAGATAGTGGAAGAGAAAAAAAGGTACATGAATGAGAGCTGCCCCGCATTGGACCTGCCTGGGTCATTGGGGGAACTGCAG GAAATGTGCAAGACAATCCATCACCAGCTTGATAAAGTGGATGAGGAGAGATACGACCTGGCAGGCAAAGTGGGCAAGTGTGACAAAGAG ATTGATGATTTGAGGATTAAAGTGGTTGAGCTCCAGGGCATTAAGAAGCCAGCTCTGAAGAAAGTGCGTATGTCTGCTGATGCTATGCTCCAGGCTCTGCTGGGCTCCAAGCACAAGGTGACCATGGATCTGAGATCCAACCTGAAACAAGTGAAGAAGGAAGTCAAAGAGGAT GACAAGGATACAGTTGGTGACTGGCGTAAGAACATTGACGACAAGGCCGGCATGGATGGCAGGAAGAAGATGTTTGAGGCCGCATAA
- the LOC115197008 gene encoding troponin I, fast skeletal muscle-like, which yields MADKKGNVSSSRKHTLKSCMLAVAKDLLEAEALEKVKERERYMDENCPLLEIPHSKDDLVDLCTKMYDKINVIDEERYNLEYKAVMVCNEVIDLNIKIIDMRGKFKKPALKKVRMSADAMLQALLGSKHKVTMDLRSNLKQVKKDEKKEDKDLRDVGDWRKNIDDKAGMDGRKKMFQGDS from the exons ATGGCTGA CAAGAAAGGCAATGTGTCCTCAAGCCGTAAGCATACTCTGAAG AGTTGTATGCTGGCAGTTGCTAAGGATTTGCTCGAAGCTGAAGCATTAGAGAAAGttaaagaaagggagagatacaTGGACGAGAACTGCCCTCTTCTGGAGATTCCCCACTCCAAGGATGATTTGGTG GACCTTTGCACAAAGATGTACGACAAAATTAATGTGATTGATGAGGAGAGATACAACTTAGAATACAAAGCAGTCATGGTTTGCAATGAG GTTATAGACCTAAACATAAAAATCATTGACATGAGGGGCAAGTTCAAGAAGCCAGCTCTGAAGAAAGTGCGTATGTCTGCTGATGCTATGCTCCAGGCTCTGCTGGGCTCCAAGCACAAGGTGACCATGGATCTGAGATCCAACCTAAAACAAGTGAAGAAAGACGAGAAGAAAGAG GATAAGGATTTGCGTGACGTTGGTGACTGGCGTAAGAACATTGACGACAAGGCTGGCATGGACGGCAGGAAGAAGATGTTTCAGGGAGATTCTTAG
- the LOC115197007 gene encoding troponin I, fast skeletal muscle isoform X2, translating into MSEKKMSSSRKHHLKSVMLQIAKDLLEAEAIEIVEEKKRYMNESCPALDLPGSLGELQEMCKTIHHQLDKVDEERYDLAGKVGKCDKEIDDLRIKVVELQGIKKPALKKVRMSADAMLQALLGSKHKVTMDLRSNLKQVKKEVKEDDKDTVGDWRKNIDDKAGMDGRKKMFEAA; encoded by the exons ATGTCTGA GAAAAAAATGTCATCGAGTCGCAAGCATCATCTGAAG agcGTGATGCTCCAGATTGCTAAGGACTTGCTAGAGGCAGAGGCCATAGAGATAGTGGAAGAGAAAAAAAGGTACATGAATGAGAGCTGCCCCGCATTGGACCTGCCTGGGTCATTGGGGGAACTGCAG GAAATGTGCAAGACAATCCATCACCAGCTTGATAAAGTGGATGAGGAGAGATACGACCTGGCAGGCAAAGTGGGCAAGTGTGACAAAGAG ATTGATGATTTGAGGATTAAAGTGGTTGAGCTCCAGGGCATTAAGAAGCCAGCTCTGAAGAAAGTGCGTATGTCTGCTGATGCTATGCTCCAGGCTCTGCTGGGCTCCAAGCACAAGGTGACCATGGATCTGAGATCCAACCTGAAACAAGTGAAGAAGGAAGTCAAAGAGGAT GACAAGGATACAGTTGGTGACTGGCGTAAGAACATTGACGACAAGGCCGGCATGGATGGCAGGAAGAAGATGTTTGAGGCCGCATAA